A window of the Helianthus annuus cultivar XRQ/B chromosome 4, HanXRQr2.0-SUNRISE, whole genome shotgun sequence genome harbors these coding sequences:
- the LOC118491305 gene encoding uncharacterized protein LOC118491305 — MGSPSEESFTEIYRRYFSPDEDAAEEEAVTSACTFVLQTFEHIRPPPPPRPILRRTYILRDREAANERLMKDYFDAAPVHGPNVFRRRFRMSQRLFLRINNDLENTYDFFKQRMDARGYLSFTSIQKVTSALRVLAYGNTYDINDEYLKMAEKTTRDTLEHFCYGICQLYGKRYLRNPTWNDLQKIYEVHLEKHGIPGMIGSLDCRQWRWYNCPTAWRGQHTRGDQKGPTLVLQGVASYDLWVWSAFFGVAGCFNDINTLEASPLIEGYISGTIPKAGFHANGNDYEHGYYLGDGIYPEYSIIVKTFSETFDEKRKYFKKLQESSRKDIERCFGVLQQRWHFIRNPCRMWHKDKIRMAMYACIILHNMIIEDDGKAICQNYIPEDLVELPQATTEERLANAQLLRSREIHNTLKADLVEHAWAIRPIRSNNDHDEDSEEEVGEEFEDGNFEDVGLDAGENEEEEGENEDDTEE, encoded by the exons ATGGGTTCCCCGTCGGAAGAGTCTTTCACCGAAATTTACCGAAGATATTTTTCGCCCGACGAAGACGCGGCCGAGGAagaagcggttacgagtgcatgtactTTTGTGCTACAAACATTTGAGCACATTCGGCCACCACCCCCTCCACGACCCATCTTGCGACGCACCTATATCTTGCGAGATCGTGAAGCCGCGAacgagcgtttgatgaaagactattttgacGCGGCACCGGTTCACGGACCGAATGTTTTTAGACGACGTTTTCGGATGAGCCAAAGGTTATTTTTGCGCATTAACAATGACTTGGAAAATACGTACGATTTCTTTAAGCAAAGAATGGACGCACGAGGATATCTAAGCTTCACCTCAATTCAAAAGGTCACATCCGCCTTACGCGTATTAGCATACGGAAACAcgtacgacatcaacgacgagtatttgaagatggcggagaaaacaacccgagataccttggaacatttttgctatg gaatatgccagttatatggaaaacgttatttgagaaaccccacttggaacgaccttcaaaaaatatatgaggtgcatctagaaaagcatggaatacccggcatgattggtagcttggattgtcgtcaatggcgttggtataattgtccaaccgcatggcgaggtcaacatacgcggggtgatcaaaaagggccaactttggtattacaaggtgttgcgtcatacgacctttgggtttggtcggccttCTTTGGTGTAGCCGGGTGTTTTAACGATATTAATACGTTAGAGGCTTCACCATTAATCGAGGGCTACATTTCTGGAACTATACCAAAGGCCGGTTTCCATGCAAACGGGAACGATTACGAGCATGGCTACTACTTGGGCGATGGTATCTACCCCGAGTATTCGATTATTGTTAAAACGTTTTCTGAAACTTTCGATGAAAAAAGaaagtattttaaaaaattacaagagtcttcgagaaaggacatcgagaggtgttttggggttctacaGCAACGATGGCATTTTATCAGGAATCCTTGTCGCATGTGGCATAAGGATAAAATACGAATGGCCATGTATGCTTGCATCATTTTGCATAATATGATCATTGAGGATGATGGAAAAGCGATATGCCAAAACTATATTCCCGAAGATTTGGTCGAACTACCCCAAGCGACAACGGAAGAGAGACTCGCAAATGCTCAACTACTGCGATCTAGAGAAATACATAACACGTTGAAGGCGGATTTGGTTGAGCATGCTTGGGCGATTCGCCCAATTCGATCAAACAATGATCACGACGAAGATTCCGAGGAAGAAGTGGGGGAGGAATTCGAAGACGGGAACTTTGAAGACGTAGGTTTAGATGCTGGagaaaacgaagaggaagaaggagagaacgAAGATGACACCGaagaataa